The genome window tagttaagttggctttagattttatgcatcattaagtgatACGATGGTATGATTATAAGTTTTATGAATTGTAgattatataagtgaattttgacttgagtgttttcttaatggcctcaaatgtgtgattagatcctgaattgtttattgaattataatattatcaattttgagttaggttcacacctcctgaagttTTAGAGGGCGTGACACACTCTCTCTTAGAGATGTTTTTTGGGGCTCACCCCGAAAAGGCAAGATCGTATGGGCTcatataaaaaagataatttctcATAAGCCTACGTGCTCGTGTCAACGATGACAAAATATTAACTTATTACTCTCATTTTTTATTTAACTTATCAAAAGGGAATAATTATTTGTAAGCTTTTGTATTTACAccaatgataataaaatattgacTTATTATAAAAGCATTATCAGATAGGTCATGAGCCATCAATTCTCCTATTGGGGGCATTAATGATATTGGGGGCATTGCTAATGACATTTAGTTTCACACTAGTAAAAGAGTAAGAGAATCAATAGTTtataaacttctaatatttattttatattttatttactttttaaGGTTTTTAAGGACTTACTTTGAAAAGATAAAATTATGCGGACTCATCGAAAGAAGATAATTCCTCACAAGCTTTCatcatcaataataataaaatattgactTATCATTGTTGTAGTTGGATTTATATTTTACTTACTCTTATATGAAAAACAATCTTCATCGAGGAAGATTGGTCTGAATTCAAGGTGATAGGATGGTTTAGGGTTCTTAAATTATTTTTACAAAATTAATTTGGAACAATAGATGGCTGATCtctatattttttaatagaaaCTTACACTCTCAATCCAACACCTATCTTTGTTTATAAACTTTTTTGAGACTCTACCTCTCACATCTTCTTTGAAtgcatctttatttataattattgACAACTAATCAGCTCAGCAATTAAGTGTATTATCATCTCTCATTAGCCCCATGGCTATTAGTTATTTGAGGGACAAGATTTACACaaggaaaatacaaaaaaaaaaataattaaggagTCAAATCGGTATTTTTCTCTGATTTCTATGGCTCAATAATAATGATAGCATATTTCATAATTCTCATTGTTGATCCTACTCTTCTTCTTTTATGATGTAAAATGACTGTGATGATATATACTGACTAAACTCAACATGAGAATTGTAGGACTTTTGATACTACTAATCTGTGTTCTTTTGAATATATCCTTAAATTATGAGGTTATTTTCATCCAGATTCTTTTGAGTGCAGGGATAGGATAAATCACCAAAGATGAAAAAAACGGATATTTTATAGCAATCTTCTCAAGGCAAATAGAGTGGCAGTGCAATGTTGGAAGCTTTGAAAAGAGCCAAACAAGATGGCTTGCTGCAGGCCTTGTGGGTTAAATCTGATGCTTTGAAGGGTTCTCGATTGGCTATATATATGGAGCAGGTGGTGTCCTTTTGGAGTCAAAGATCAAGTGTGAAACATCTCTTGCCAATTATGTTAAAGAGTAAACAACTCCACCCTCATGTGTGTATGGGGAAGGAACGTTGCTTTAGACATGTCGTGTTACTTTGTGCTTGTTAAAGTCTAAAAGTATGTATTGGATGatgtaaatataatttttattatagcaTCTCACGTCTTGTATTAACAAGCATGTCTCCGATTCAATTGGGAATATTACAGTTGTTAATAGTCTGATTCACTTAGCTTAGACTTTGAGATGCTAAAATTCATGTACTGGTAAGTTATGATGCAATAATCATAGAATCAATGTAAGCTTCTCTTATATAAATATGCATATATGCCTTCTCTAACCGGCATATATGCATATTTATATGTCTATGTCGGTTAATTTAACCTCGAACCGGCCAGCAGAGCCTCACTTGGGCCGGGACAGCGAAAGCCAGGCCAGGCCAGGCCAGGCCAGGAAACACGATAGCCTCTCTGAAAGAACCCCACACGTGTCGACCGGTCGCGGCCAGGGGCCGGTGCTCCTGGTGGAGTGAAGGTAGCCGATCCTTAGATGACGTCAGGAATGACGTGTCGCGCGATCTCGTGGAGCACCACCAGATTGACCCTGGAGGCTGGAGCTCGTCGCCCGATTACTTTCGCTTAGTTACTCATTGTGATACCCGTCTTACGATTCGGTCGGAGCTTCCCGGTGGGCCCATGGTAGCAGGTAGTCGAGACGGGTACCGGATCGAGCGGGAAAATGAAAGGTAAGCCTGGTCGGGACAGGTTACGTCGCACCGAGTAACCGAGGAATCGGAATTCTGTTCGCCACCCCGAACCGAGACTACCGTTAATATtacttattttttttgttttatttatttatttatatctttatGAACTCGATCCAACCACGCGACGCACCTGAGTGATTtcgacgctctctctctctctcgatctcttcCCGGACATGAAGTGCCGCGCCGTGGTTAAACCCTGGCATGTAGGTAAGAATCGTGAACTGCTCACTGTTAGGGATTGGAGTTCGAATCTGTGTGGCGTCCGATGGCCTCTTCTCGCTTCTTGACGATCGGACTGCTCGATCGGGTTCCTTTTTGGCTGCTGGTGGATTGGAATTAACGCCTTGATTTGTTTTGGTTTGCCTGGTGATATTTGTTCTTGTGTTCTGTGGAATTCTCGAGGTTTGTCGATGATAGGTAGGGTTTCTGGCATCGTGGGATTCGGTGGTCGTTTGGGGTTGGAAAGGGGAGGATTATTTTGGTGATGTTGTGCGGTCACCGTTTGTGTGTGTTTTGCGCTGTTTGCGTTGGTGTTTATTGCACCTTCTCTAGCTTTCTCCTTCGGTCTCGATATCCAAGTCGTTTTTCTGCTCTTATAAATGAAGGGCCTTTTTTCTTCTCTTACAAATGAATGACACCGATCGATTGCCTTAGATAAAAGCATGGTCTCGAGAATTGGCCTGACAATTGTAGATACTGAATTATTTTTGTTTAAAAGTGAAATCATATCCCATTCCATCTTTGTTTCTGTGATGAGATACAGAAGTGCATTTGAGTTAAAATGAGAGAAATAGTTGTCTTCATGAAAGGATTAATTAGATTGTGCTTTTTTTTTGGGTGATTTTCCAAGAGCAACGGTTGATTGCATGGACATAAATGtagttttttttatctttactTGATGCTGCAAGAACTTTAGCTTTAGATTACATGGACGATACAACATGGATATTTGCCTTTTGGATTTGTAACTGAAGAGGGAAAGGTAACAGCTCAAGACTTTGGCACTCCTTGCCCGGAATGTCCAGCCCATTCATTTATCCCAAATATTctctattttcttcttcttcgggaCATTTACTCCTATTCATCAACAGCAGCTAAATGTTAGGGCACACTACCATGTTTAGTGACTAATGAATTATTCATTTAATGATCAATAACAGCCTATGCATGAGGATCTTTCTTTCTGCAGATCTGAGAGGATTTACATAATATGCAGCCATACCCCTTCATGCATTGTCGCAGCTTCTGCCGTTCGAGCCTATGACCTCTGTGGTATAGAAGCACAACCCGTCAAATCATTTAAAAGTTAATAACTTCTAGGTGGAAGTTTGTGATACGTTTTGTGAGGGATTCTACTGCAGACCCATGCCCAATGAATTCTTTTCAGTTAGCATCTTTGGCGGGTATGATAAAGTATGGTGTTAGGATATTAACAAAACACTTTAATAATATCAGgatatcatttttcttttttccattaaaTAATGTTATGTAGGAGCAGCTATAGAGGCCGACAACCGACGATAGGTAATTAGGATTCATGATccttttaatttcatttttgtggTCTTTAGAAGAGGCACTGAATTATAGGTAAAGCAACAAAGTGTGCTAAAGTTGTCAATGTCCACTGTGGACAACTAATCTCATAGCAGTTAGAATCAATTCTTTGACTGGCTGGCTTTTTTTTCCATGGGTTGTTGTTCATCTCTATTATTTATTTGCAACTTACAAAGAAAGGCTCAATGCATAAGGTTTCTGCAGTTGCAGGGACTGCGGATTAGTTTTTTATATCTgcagattccttttttttttttttttgacagagATCAGTGAAGTAAATTGCTTGCCCAATATAAGCAATCTAGACACCGTATTTTATCTTCTGATGAACTGAAACTTTTTTTAATTCCTTTTATATTGATGAACAGGGCTATGAAGTTTTGTACATCTTGAACAAGGTGATTTCAAATCATTGATTGATAGTTTTTACCAGTTGAAGAATTGGTTGGTCGGTCTTTTGGTTACTTAACCCTTCTTGCAGTATGCCTGCAATCAGAAGGTTATATGATGTCTGTAAAATATCATTCTCTGATAATGGACCTCTATCTGCTGAAGCCCTTGAACATGTTCGTTCTGTTTTAGGTGAGCTCACTAACTTTTTTTTACTTACATCTTTGTTTGCATTTGTTATACAGAACTGTAATTACTATTTACTGTAATTGTCTAGTTGTTTCTAATAGTATGTACTGCAACAATATCATTTAATTTTATGAAACATCTTGATATATAAATTATAACCTTTTGTAGAAAGTGTgtatttattaaacatattaatTGCCTTTTCAGTGTTATATAATGTCATTCCTTTCTGAGATGTGTTGTTTAGGTGTGTTTTTATCACTCATGTTCAAGTCTCATGTTTATGCATATGTCCGCGATTACCGTATATTAGTTTCATTCTTTACAAAAAAATGATGTGAAACTTATATTGCATTAGTTTAACACACAATTTCAGTGTACAGGCTAGCTGTAGATCAAACAGCTATGCTTTCCACAGTAAACAGAGGTATTGAATGTAGCATGATACTGCTTGCTTTCATCACCTCCAATTTTTTATGGCCTTAGATCTCTTGTTATATccaaaatttaggattatggaatATGTTCATCAAAGCCTAGCCTTACACAATATGTTAATGACAGGAAAATAGTAAGTTCATAAGTATAGTCTCCTTTAGTCTCCTTTGAAGGCCTTGGAATTGTCAATCGTGAATAAATACTGTACTTGAATCAAGTAATTGTTCTGTCATATTCTTGTTTGTCCTTGTAACAGTAATTGGAAGAATTTTGGTATTCGGTGCTCATGGAGCTCATGGATCTTAGAGACATGCTTGCTTTTGTATATGCTTTTGTTTGTTTGTTAGGTTAGTTTAGTTTAGTATGACCAACTTTGTTCATTTGTATGGGCATTTGTTTAAAGCTGCTCCATTTTGTAGCTTATTTAAATACAAGAAACTTCCGTCTTCAGTTTAAGGTCCCCTCCCAACGCTCGCAATTTCACCTTTTTCAGATGATATCAAACCTTCTGATGTGGGACTTGAAGATGAGGCTCGGATAGCACGAGGGTGGAATGTTTCCACACATGGTTCAAATGGAAGAAAAGGGCGTAATGGAAATAATCAGTACCTGCCTCCTATCAAGTATCTGCATATACATGAGTGTGAAAGCTTTTCTGTAAGCATTTGATTCTTTGCAGGAGTAGGTTTTATATAATGttgtttttgtcataatttgctgCAACATTTGATCTTGTTCTAAGTATTTTTGTTTCATTGGCCTGAACAAAGTGAAGTTAAGATTATCTTTTGAAGAATGAcattacaataaaaaccttaagtgATTATGCCTTGGATGCTTTCTGATTACGATGCAGATTGGGATATTTTGCATGCCACCTTCATCTGTTATTCCACTTCATAACCATCCAGGAATGACTGTTCTTAGCAAACTTCTATATGGGACAATGCTTGTCAAATCATATGACTGGGTAGATACAGTAGAACCCGTTGATCCATCCAAAGGTATGTGAGCCTTTTCTCTATACTTCATTTAGCATTTCAATAAGTCAATTACAATGCCATTGGTTAACAGTGCTCATTTCACCGAATGTAGATTCATCTTATTGGGAGATGCTTTGCAATTGATGTAATTGTTTGCCTTTTATTCACACACAAAACATCTATTTGTATCCTATGTTTTTTGGTGCAAGAAGTCAAGAAAATCTAAAATTTTCGATAAGCAGCAGGATTTACATATGCAGGTTAAGGTTACTTAACGATCATAATAAAGTGATGTTGGGCTTTATGTATCATCAGCTTTAATAACATGACAATGTTTCAAACATCTATAAGGAATGAAACTCTATAGTCCATATTGCAATCAAATTTGCAAGCAACACTGAACAGAGATGGTAACACCCCACTGGTTGCACATTGCATTACATGATAGTAGACAAGTTTGATAACCACAGATGATAAGCCTaagatttatgacaaggagatacgAGACACATCAAAAAGGTGTCATATATAAGATGTATTATCAGACTACAATGCTTGTAACATGCAGCTTCTCTTGCAGTTATTGGTGAAACATTGAAAAGGAATAATTCTGAAGGTGTAGTTTCATCAGAACTTTGGATCTTTATCAGCACATTAGGCACTTGATGGTTATTTGATGGATGAATCATAGAGCTGCACTGTTGTCAAGGATTAGATAAAAGAACATTTGTACTTGACTAACTAGAAATAAGAAAGACATTTGATTCTAGCTTCTTTATTAACAATGTGGAGCTCAGGAACGATTTAACGTTACAAATAGTTGATTATCTGTCATTGTCAAAGATTAGGTTAACTTTATTGGAGATAAAGCTAgagaagtaaattgctcaaaatcatATTTCTCTGTGTTACATTCTTTCCTATGGTGTGGAAGTGCTGGGGATGACCTTCAAATCATGACTTCCCACCTTCATTAAGTATATAAGTGTTTTGTCAATTTGTGATTTTGATGGAAGCAAGGTTGTCAAAAACTGCTTTCCTACCTAGGATAGTAAAGGGGTTGCAAACTCGAATCATAGGATCGAACCAGATCGTAAGATCCTATaagtcataaaaaataattttaagatacatatttaaagaaatttacaaataatatttttgttaagATTTAGTAATTCTCATATATTCTTAagctaataatttatttttatttaagttaATACATAATCTTTTATTTTGACGGATAATAATTTTATTGCATGTACTTGCACTTAATTAGCTATGGTGGCTTTACATTGGCTACGACAAATCTACAGTGAACTTAATGTTAAATAGTTCAAGGTTACATGTTTATCTAGCAAACAACTGTACTTAATTTTTATTCATCAAAGAAAAAGAGGAGAGGGTA of Musa acuminata AAA Group cultivar baxijiao chromosome BXJ2-3, Cavendish_Baxijiao_AAA, whole genome shotgun sequence contains these proteins:
- the LOC135607686 gene encoding plant cysteine oxidase 4-like, with product MPAIRRLYDVCKISFSDNGPLSAEALEHVRSVLDDIKPSDVGLEDEARIARGWNVSTHGSNGRKGRNGNNQYLPPIKYLHIHECESFSIGIFCMPPSSVIPLHNHPGMTVLSKLLYGTMLVKSYDWVDTVEPVDPSKARPARLVRDAQMSAPCGTTILHPTSGGNIHSFKAITPCALFDVLSPPYSSKDGRDCSYFKLSSKKDLSGVLPSAIRSSEVAWLEECQPPESFIIRRGPYRGQIVDTR